One Salvelinus fontinalis isolate EN_2023a chromosome 11, ASM2944872v1, whole genome shotgun sequence DNA window includes the following coding sequences:
- the gpr185b gene encoding G-protein coupled receptor 12, whose protein sequence is MILSLAAAMSSGGLPQNTTSSATFDPSSLDPWLDPYPDLPGVNSSSAVPVRTSTSDLDLRPLTSPQDVSPWDVALCVTGTLISCENALVIAVLFYTPTLRAPMFILIGSLAFADLLAGLGLILNFVFIYLVKGDVVTLVSTGILIVAFSASILNILAITVDRYLSLYNALTYHTERTVLFTYLVIGLIWLVGLILGVLPALGWNCLDDETTCSVCRPVTKSNAVALAVFFLLVFAVMMQLYLQICRIAFRHAQQIAVQHQFIAISTTKGVQTLSVILCAFAMCWLPFAMYSIVADSSYPIIYTYATVLPAACNSVINPIIYAFRNPDIQKGLWLACCGCVPSNLSLRPRARTSSDV, encoded by the exons ATGATCCTCTCCCTAGCTGCAGCCATGAGCAGTGGTGGCCTTCCCCAGAACACTACTTCCTCTGCAACCTTTGACCCCTCATCCCTGGACCCCTGGCTTGACCCTTACCCTGACCTCCCTGGGGTCAACTCCTCCTCCGCAGTCCCCGTCCGCACCTCCACATCTGACCTTGACCTACGACCTCTGACCTCACCCCAG GATGTCAGCCCATGGGACGTGGCATTATGTGTCACAGGAACCCTCATCTCCTGTGAGAATGCTCTGGTCATTGCTGTCCTGTTCTACACGCCGACCCTTCGAGCTCCTATGTTCATCCTGATTGGTTCGCTGGCGTTCGCCGACCTCCTGGCGGGTCTCGGACTCATCCTAAACTTTGTCTTCATCTATCTGGTCAAGGGAGATGTCGTGACCTTGGTTTCCACGGGGATACTTATCGTGGCGTTCTCTGCGTCCATTTTGAATATCCTGGCCATCACTGTGGACAG GTACCTGTCGCTGTACAACGCGTTGACCTATCACACCGAACGGACTGTCCTCTTCACGTACCTGGTAATAGGGCTCATCTGGTTGGTGGGTCTGATCCTTGGAGTCCTCCCTGCCCTCGGGTGGAACTGTCTAGACGACGAAACGACTTGTAGCGTATGCCGACCAGTCACGAAATCCAACGCCGTTGCACTCGCAGTCTTCTTCCTATTGGTCTTTGCAGTCATGATGCAACTCTACCTACAGATCTGTAGGATTGCGTTCCGACATGCTCAGCAAATCGCAGTCCAACATCAATTCATCGCTATTTCCACGACCAAAGGAGTCCAGACACTCTCTGTGATTCTCTGCGCTTTCGCTATGTGTTGGTTGCCGTTCGCAATGTATTCTATAGTGGCGGACTCGAGTTATCCTATAATATATACATACGCCACTGTGCTGCCGGCGGCGTGTAATTCTGTTATAAATCCAATTATATACGCTTTCAGGAACCCAGATATACAGAAGGGGTTGTGGTTGGCGTGCTGTGGGTGTGTCCCGTCAAATTTGAGTCTCAGACCAAGGGCGAGGACCTCCAGTGATGTATAG